The segment CGCAAGACAATTTCGGCGGTTCTAGTGCGGCGCCGATCAGTTCCGACGAATTCGGAAAGTAGCGGCTAACGCGCGGCCAGCGCCAGATACGTGACGAGGGCGCCCATGATCGCCGACAGCGGCAAGCCAACCAACAACGCGATCGTCAGCTGACGTTCGCGGCGAGTTTGACGCGGCTGAAAGAGAAGCCGCGAAGAACTGGGGGACTGAATCGCCGCCGTATCTTGCGAGGCGAAGAGCGACTGTTCGGTCGATTGCGAAGTATGGCTCGGACTATCGTCGGGGCTTACTTCGTAAGCGTTGGAGCCTGCTTCCGTATCGTTGAGGTGACCGCCGTTGGCGTAAACCGGCGGCGGAGGTTGCCACGCCGGCTGAATCGTTTGGTTCAACTCAAACTGGCGCGAGTCCGATACCCACGGTTCCAATCGCGCCGCTACTTCAGCCGCTGATTGAATCCGCTTGTCCGGATTTTTCTCCATCATCTCGGCGATGACGTCGACCAGGTCGCGGTCGATGTCAGGATTGAATCGATGCGGGTGGAGCGGCGGTTCGTCGCGATGGCGACGCGCTTTGTCTTGGACCGATCCGCCCGGGAACGGCACCTTGCCGGTCAGCGCGTAATAGAACGTACAGCCGAGCGAGTAGATGTCCCAAAGCGGCGAAACGTCGAGCGGATCGCGGATTTGTTCCGGCGCCAGGTAATCGATCGTCCCGACGATCTTCCCCGAGGCGCCGGCGCTGCTCGCTTCGTTCATGAAGTCGGCCAGACCCAGGTCCGAAACCTTCGCTTTGCCGTCCGGAGTTACCAGAATGTTGCCTGGCTTTACGTCGCGATGGCAGAGATCTTTTTGGTGGGCGTATTCCAAACCGCGGGCTGCGTGCGAAACGATCGTCGCCGCGTGGTACTGCGTCAGATGTCGCTTCGCCCGGATCAGACGCCGCAGGTCGGTCCCCGGCACGTACTCGGTAACCAGATAATGGACATTGCCGTCCTGGCCGGCGTCGTACGCTCGTACCAGGCAAGGATGATCCAATTGGG is part of the Blastopirellula sediminis genome and harbors:
- a CDS encoding serine/threonine-protein kinase; the protein is MSTGSAKSFRETALVSGLVSSEQIEETIQRLNAASIRRNISDEDLAAALVDRKMLTQYQADQLRKGLTKLTLGPYVITDWIGQGGMGQVFKAEHNFMGRQVAIKVLPLQRSTPEAINRFMREIRMQAQLDHPCLVRAYDAGQDGNVHYLVTEYVPGTDLRRLIRAKRHLTQYHAATIVSHAARGLEYAHQKDLCHRDVKPGNILVTPDGKAKVSDLGLADFMNEASSAGASGKIVGTIDYLAPEQIRDPLDVSPLWDIYSLGCTFYYALTGKVPFPGGSVQDKARRHRDEPPLHPHRFNPDIDRDLVDVIAEMMEKNPDKRIQSAAEVAARLEPWVSDSRQFELNQTIQPAWQPPPPVYANGGHLNDTEAGSNAYEVSPDDSPSHTSQSTEQSLFASQDTAAIQSPSSSRLLFQPRQTRRERQLTIALLVGLPLSAIMGALVTYLALAAR